A region of Micromonospora sp. WMMD882 DNA encodes the following proteins:
- a CDS encoding tRNA adenosine deaminase-associated protein, with protein MSYFAAAVVRDDGGWTAAEVSLRGVTDLDEVAERLRDVEPDAELSLLFVEADDTYLVVMRLDDGEDLRVFGSDSAYAEESRLGSVLVGDLKAPDLDDPGEPRRATGGDEESDQPAVDPEADPVGDADLLADLGIPAQRLAALCAREGMLPADVTAEVCQVLGCVDEVEELREV; from the coding sequence GTGTCGTACTTCGCTGCGGCCGTGGTGCGCGACGACGGTGGCTGGACCGCCGCGGAGGTGAGTCTGCGGGGCGTCACCGATCTCGACGAGGTGGCCGAACGCCTCCGCGACGTCGAGCCGGACGCCGAGCTGTCGCTGCTGTTCGTCGAGGCCGACGACACGTACCTGGTGGTCATGCGGCTCGACGACGGCGAGGACCTGCGGGTGTTCGGCTCCGATTCGGCGTACGCGGAGGAGTCCCGGCTCGGCTCCGTGCTGGTCGGCGACCTGAAGGCGCCCGACCTGGACGATCCCGGCGAGCCCCGCCGCGCCACCGGCGGCGACGAGGAGAGCGACCAGCCGGCGGTGGACCCGGAAGCCGACCCGGTCGGCGACGCCGACCTCCTCGCCGACCTGGGCATCCCCGCGCAACGCCTGGCCGCCCTCTGCGCCCGGGAGGGCATGCTCCCCGCCGACGTCACCGCCGAGGTGTGCCAGGTGCTCGGCTGCGTCGACGAGGTCGAGGAGCTCCGCGAGGTGTGA
- a CDS encoding M48 family metalloprotease, which produces MSTAAVPVGPVGPTAFGIRFVLLIGAVLATSLVLLFTIEAHLPGRAQSALEQVAGCASAFEAGQSAAGDDPVRRRDLAAEQRACLRPVLTAQLAFAGAGLGLLAGVVALGYLTHPRWLVRRGRLRRLSATTSPRTVTDLDELAGVAGLVRPPEWWLAPRRRTTSGQVFGLPGRRYVRLDAGLLLSRVTDPPAFRAVVLHELAHLRNGDVDLTYLTIWVWRAFVAVVAAPTLVLLVHPLLLVDATRWSWRSTILGGGSRTALLVVLLTLTCLVYALRNAVLRGRELHADAVAARLDGPTGGLVRVLASLPPARRLVDRWGTHPSGPDRWHAVRNPAVLLRTRHAELVAVGLPVGVLTTNLNLLFGLRLGVDPILGLGLLGLPVGAVLAVGLTLTVWRSAAHASVAGPDVASGVRRWPGTGQASLWWSGPLVLVGSFLAGALLSVQLRDGGIGPPGSAGPAHRLASMLVLVAGGMLLAAWATAVSRAAYAAGPPPRWALPAILAVAALVGGSAGTVWLTYGLGGIDLRPIPGVAPATGAGPTWYAYLAAIGGGSLDQLHRLVYHPFVLPAAILVWLVPLPLLTRRAGGRPAIRRAVTVGLGGGALATVVGVLLPLAARLALPTEVRRTPPTDQAGAPFAQVLDGVTLMAAVLVVAVVTTVVVAGRGPGRPIVAPLAAMIVAVVAAGGFYTVVTPVQCGIDVWAAGTLPAYCSSLPTAAPLARTTGWVLVQGFVLAVPFLLTVALLPGLRARSARPEANAAERDEPRWARAVRALPVAVTALVAAWLSWQLLPAAYETWLWNTFG; this is translated from the coding sequence ATGAGCACGGCCGCGGTACCGGTCGGACCGGTCGGACCCACCGCCTTCGGCATCCGGTTCGTCCTGCTCATCGGGGCAGTGCTCGCCACCAGCCTGGTGCTCCTGTTCACCATCGAGGCGCACCTTCCCGGGCGCGCGCAGTCCGCCCTGGAGCAGGTGGCCGGCTGCGCCTCGGCCTTCGAGGCCGGTCAGTCGGCGGCCGGGGACGACCCGGTCCGTCGGCGCGATCTCGCGGCGGAGCAGCGGGCCTGTCTCCGGCCCGTCCTCACCGCCCAACTGGCCTTCGCCGGGGCCGGTCTGGGGCTGCTCGCCGGAGTCGTCGCCCTGGGCTACCTCACCCACCCCCGGTGGCTGGTCCGTCGGGGACGGCTGCGCCGGTTGTCCGCGACGACCTCTCCCCGAACCGTCACGGACCTCGACGAGCTGGCCGGGGTCGCGGGTCTCGTCCGCCCGCCCGAGTGGTGGCTGGCGCCGCGCCGGCGCACGACCAGCGGTCAGGTCTTCGGCCTCCCCGGCCGGCGGTACGTACGGCTCGACGCCGGCCTGCTGTTGTCCCGGGTCACCGATCCACCCGCGTTCCGGGCGGTGGTGCTGCACGAGCTGGCCCACCTGCGCAACGGTGACGTCGACCTGACCTACCTGACCATCTGGGTCTGGCGGGCGTTCGTCGCGGTCGTGGCCGCGCCGACCCTGGTGCTCCTGGTCCACCCGCTGCTGCTCGTCGACGCCACCCGGTGGAGCTGGCGGTCGACCATCCTGGGGGGCGGATCCAGGACCGCGTTGCTCGTGGTGCTGCTCACCCTCACCTGCCTGGTCTACGCGCTGCGCAACGCGGTGCTCCGGGGGCGGGAGCTGCACGCCGACGCGGTCGCCGCCCGACTCGACGGACCGACGGGCGGCCTGGTCCGGGTCCTGGCGAGTCTGCCGCCGGCCCGCCGTCTCGTCGACCGTTGGGGCACCCATCCGAGCGGGCCGGACCGGTGGCACGCGGTCCGGAACCCGGCGGTGCTGCTCCGGACCCGGCATGCCGAGCTGGTCGCTGTCGGGCTGCCGGTCGGTGTCCTCACCACCAACCTGAACCTGCTGTTCGGGCTCCGGCTCGGCGTGGACCCGATCCTGGGTCTGGGGCTACTGGGTCTGCCGGTCGGCGCCGTGCTCGCGGTGGGACTGACGCTGACGGTCTGGCGCTCCGCCGCCCACGCGTCAGTCGCCGGCCCGGACGTGGCGTCGGGCGTCCGGCGGTGGCCCGGGACGGGACAGGCGTCGCTGTGGTGGTCCGGGCCGCTGGTTCTGGTCGGCTCGTTCCTGGCCGGCGCCCTGCTGTCGGTGCAGCTGCGAGACGGCGGTATCGGACCGCCCGGTTCCGCCGGACCGGCGCACCGGCTGGCCAGCATGCTGGTGCTGGTCGCCGGCGGGATGCTGCTCGCGGCCTGGGCGACAGCGGTGTCCCGGGCCGCGTACGCCGCCGGGCCGCCACCGCGCTGGGCGCTGCCCGCCATCCTGGCCGTCGCCGCGCTGGTCGGGGGAAGCGCCGGCACAGTATGGCTGACCTACGGTCTCGGCGGCATCGACCTGCGTCCGATCCCGGGCGTCGCGCCGGCCACCGGCGCGGGTCCGACCTGGTACGCATACCTCGCCGCGATCGGTGGCGGTAGCCTCGACCAGCTCCACCGGCTGGTCTACCACCCGTTCGTGCTCCCGGCGGCGATCCTGGTGTGGCTCGTGCCGCTGCCGCTGCTGACCCGGCGGGCCGGCGGCCGTCCGGCCATCCGGCGGGCGGTCACCGTCGGTCTCGGCGGGGGCGCGCTGGCCACCGTGGTCGGCGTCCTGCTGCCGCTGGCCGCCCGGCTCGCCCTCCCCACCGAGGTACGACGGACACCTCCGACGGACCAGGCGGGCGCGCCCTTCGCCCAGGTCCTCGACGGCGTCACCCTGATGGCCGCCGTGCTGGTCGTCGCCGTGGTGACGACCGTGGTCGTGGCCGGTCGGGGGCCGGGCCGGCCGATCGTCGCCCCGCTCGCGGCGATGATCGTGGCGGTGGTGGCCGCCGGCGGCTTCTACACCGTGGTGACCCCCGTGCAGTGCGGGATCGACGTGTGGGCGGCCGGGACGCTGCCGGCGTACTGCTCGTCGTTGCCGACCGCGGCCCCCCTGGCCCGCACCACCGGTTGGGTGCTGGTGCAGGGCTTCGTGCTCGCCGTGCCGTTCCTGCTGACGGTCGCGCTGCTGCCCGGTCTCCGGGCGCGTTCCGCGCGGCCCGAGGCCAACGCCGCCGAACGGGACGAGCCGCGCTGGGCCCGTGCCGTACGGGCTCTGCCCGTCGCCGTCACCGCGCTCGTGGCCGCCTGGCTCTCGTGGCAGCTCCTGCCGGCCGCGTACGAGACGTGGCTGTGGAACACGTTCGGGTGA
- the deoD gene encoding purine-nucleoside phosphorylase codes for MSTHIGAKPGEIAERVLMPGDPLRAKWIAETYLEDAECYSTVRGMLGFTGRWNGVDVSVQGSGMGMPSASIYAHELVNEYGVKSLIRVGSCGALTEDLRLRDVIAAIGSATDSNMNRVRFDGLIDYAPVADFGLLRTSVEVAQRRGVDMRVGPILAADAFYTDRPDLYDRLADYGVLAVEMESAALYTIAARFKARALTVLTVSDHLKTGERTTAEERQQTFSQMVEIALDTIVA; via the coding sequence ATGAGTACGCACATCGGCGCGAAGCCGGGCGAGATCGCCGAGCGGGTCCTGATGCCGGGCGACCCGCTGCGGGCCAAGTGGATCGCGGAGACCTACCTGGAGGACGCCGAGTGCTACTCGACGGTCCGGGGCATGCTGGGCTTCACCGGCCGCTGGAACGGCGTCGACGTCTCCGTCCAGGGCTCCGGCATGGGCATGCCGTCGGCCTCCATCTACGCGCACGAGCTGGTCAACGAGTACGGCGTGAAATCCCTGATCCGGGTCGGCTCCTGCGGGGCGCTCACCGAGGACCTGCGACTGCGGGACGTGATCGCGGCGATCGGGTCGGCCACCGACTCGAACATGAACCGCGTCCGGTTCGACGGCCTGATCGACTACGCGCCGGTGGCCGACTTCGGGCTGCTGCGTACCTCGGTGGAGGTGGCCCAGCGGCGCGGCGTCGACATGCGGGTCGGCCCGATCCTGGCGGCGGACGCCTTCTACACCGACCGTCCGGACCTCTACGACCGGCTCGCCGACTACGGCGTGCTCGCGGTGGAGATGGAGTCGGCGGCCCTCTACACGATCGCCGCCCGGTTCAAGGCCCGCGCCCTCACCGTCCTGACCGTCAGCGACCACCTCAAGACCGGCGAGCGGACCACCGCCGAAGAACGCCAACAGACCTTCTCCCAGATGGTCGAGATCGCCCTGGACACCATCGTCGCCTGA
- a CDS encoding nucleoside deaminase — protein sequence MRRALEVAVTGPDLPVAPGGAAEPAAGGVDVPVGAVLYGPDGTELAVGRNERELTGDPTAHAEVLALRQAARRLGRWRLDGCTLVVTLEPCTMCAGALVLARVATVVFGAWEPKTGAAGSLWDVLRDRRLNHRPEVYGGVLETESAALLRAFFR from the coding sequence ATGCGCCGCGCGCTGGAGGTCGCCGTCACGGGTCCCGACCTGCCCGTGGCGCCCGGCGGCGCGGCCGAGCCGGCCGCTGGTGGCGTCGACGTGCCGGTCGGCGCGGTGCTCTACGGCCCGGATGGCACCGAGCTGGCCGTGGGCCGCAACGAGCGGGAACTCACCGGCGACCCCACCGCGCACGCCGAGGTGCTCGCCCTGCGGCAGGCGGCGCGACGCCTCGGCCGCTGGCGGCTGGACGGTTGCACGCTCGTGGTGACCCTGGAACCGTGCACCATGTGCGCGGGCGCGCTGGTGCTGGCCCGGGTCGCCACCGTGGTCTTCGGCGCGTGGGAGCCCAAGACCGGCGCGGCCGGATCCCTCTGGGACGTGCTGCGCGACCGTCGGCTCAACCACCGTCCCGAGGTGTACGGCGGCGTCCTCGAAACCGAGTCCGCCGCTCTCCTCCGCGCGTTCTTCCGCTGA